A segment of the Noviherbaspirillum sedimenti genome:
CAGTCACGCTTGCTGGCGACAGCCAGCGTCGCCGCGCAAAAGTTAGACTGAAAAGTTCCTCAATCGTTTTACTTTGCGCTGCGGCATGCCGATCCTGTCTTGAATCGCGGTTCTAGCCATGATTCGCGTTACGGTATCCGGAACATGTCAAACAGAACGGATGAAGCCTGGAACTGGAATGGCAATTGCGTCTCCAATACTTAAAGTGCGTGGCAAAACGACTGTTTTTGCATGGGGATTTCATAAATGGCGAAAATTATTGCCTTTCCCAGTAATCCGCGTTGTGTACATCAGGGTGGCAAACAAGCGAAGATAAATACCATCCTGTATGCCGGCCGCCTGGCGGCCGATGCACCGTCAGGGGTGATCCATACTGCACAAATACAACCGATCTGGAAGTCACGTACGCGCGGTATCCAGATGTCGGTGATATTGCCGGCCCGGGATCGACCTGAACTGCTGAACCGTTGCCTGGCAGCGTTGACGCGGCAAACCCTGTCGCCTCGCCAGTATGAAATCATCGTGGTCGACAGTGTTCCCAGTCGTGCCAGCCGCGAAGTGGTGGAAAGCTATCTGAACCCGCCTGGAAATGGTCCCTGCATCATTTATCTGCCGGCAGGCGGCCAGGATGGTGCGGCCGCAGCGCGCAATCATGGATGGCAGCTCGCCCGTGGCGCCTTGATCGCTTTTACCGAGGAAGATACCATTCCCTGCGCCGACTGGCTGGCGCAGGGAATGCTGGCCTTCAATGGCATCGCGCAGGCAGTGTGCGGGCAGATCCTGACCCCGCTGCCTGGCCTGCCGACGGATCATGAGCGCACCGTAAAAACTCTGGAGCAAGCGGAATTCGCCAGCATCAATTGCTTTTGCCTCAGGCAGGTTCTGCAAGATATGGGCGGCTTTGACGAACGCTTCGGCACCGCCGGGCGCGAAGATTCGGATCTGTATTTTCGACTGCTGCAAGCAAATGCCGTTATCTGCCATGCGCCGCTGGCGGTGGTCGAACATCCGGTCGCTGCGGCACCCTGGGGCACCAGCCTGCTGCAACAGCAACGCATGCAGTTCGACGCTTTGCTCTATAAAAAGCATCCGCTCCTGTATCGTGAAAAAATCAGTCCGGCCATACCATGGCACTACCATGCCATCGTCATGGTGCTGCTATGCCTGGTCGCCGCGCTGGTCTTCCACGAAACGTCGGCAGCGCTGCTTGCCCTCGCCTGCTGGATACTGCTCAGTGCAAGTCTGTGCCTGCAGCGCCTGCGCGGCACGGAAAAAACTGCTTCAAACGTCAGCGAGATCCTGCTGACCTCGCTTCTGCTGCCGCCGCTCGCAATCTTCTGGCGCCTGGTCGGGGCGTTGCGCTTTCGTGTCGGCTTCATATGAAATTATTTCATACCGATTAACGAATATCGAGCCGCACCGCCTGTT
Coding sequences within it:
- a CDS encoding glycosyltransferase family 2 protein, whose protein sequence is MAKIIAFPSNPRCVHQGGKQAKINTILYAGRLAADAPSGVIHTAQIQPIWKSRTRGIQMSVILPARDRPELLNRCLAALTRQTLSPRQYEIIVVDSVPSRASREVVESYLNPPGNGPCIIYLPAGGQDGAAAARNHGWQLARGALIAFTEEDTIPCADWLAQGMLAFNGIAQAVCGQILTPLPGLPTDHERTVKTLEQAEFASINCFCLRQVLQDMGGFDERFGTAGREDSDLYFRLLQANAVICHAPLAVVEHPVAAAPWGTSLLQQQRMQFDALLYKKHPLLYREKISPAIPWHYHAIVMVLLCLVAALVFHETSAALLALACWILLSASLCLQRLRGTEKTASNVSEILLTSLLLPPLAIFWRLVGALRFRVGFI